The following are encoded together in the Pedobacter sp. D749 genome:
- a CDS encoding ATP-binding protein gives MSVNVNITSKGIQKVLKNYNEKQAIAEYIWNGFDANANTIRIDYVANALGLLEQLTIADNGYGINFDRLQQKFDPFFESEKSIQIVAPKHTSKMHGRNGVGRLTFFTFAHNAVWQTTYQSEKGFCSGEIHINTGALNSYSHDFSSVPENTGETGTTVSFTNLKISQQDLEETVIPFLINEFCWFIELNKHKNYSIIVNGEALDFSSNIKTVEEFNLFYPDTAVNFKIKYVHWKENLHKELSKYYFSASGEEIYKDYTTLNKKSDDYFHSVYIDSDFFRDFDFKSFENEGQVAIFGAAKSSAEYRFLIKALTEYLKSKRKPFLKEYANRLIETYEEDEIFPVYASEREQELRKPELVSLIKSLYEVEPKLFSSLNTDQKKTIVRLTDLLMRSNLRDEIFEMFNGIIELEAEEQDELLKLIKGLEATKN, from the coding sequence ATGTCGGTAAACGTTAATATCACTTCAAAGGGAATACAAAAAGTACTTAAGAACTATAATGAAAAGCAGGCTATTGCGGAGTATATATGGAATGGTTTTGACGCCAATGCGAATACCATCCGTATAGATTATGTAGCCAATGCGCTTGGCCTTTTGGAGCAGTTAACTATTGCTGATAATGGTTATGGAATTAATTTTGATCGCTTACAACAAAAATTCGATCCGTTTTTCGAATCTGAAAAATCTATTCAGATTGTAGCACCAAAGCACACCTCTAAAATGCATGGCCGCAATGGGGTGGGGAGACTTACCTTTTTTACCTTTGCGCATAATGCTGTTTGGCAAACCACTTACCAATCCGAAAAAGGATTTTGTTCTGGCGAAATACACATTAACACTGGTGCTTTAAATAGTTACAGCCATGATTTTTCCAGCGTTCCGGAGAATACTGGAGAAACTGGAACAACCGTTTCATTTACTAATTTGAAGATCAGTCAACAGGATTTAGAAGAAACAGTAATTCCTTTTTTGATAAACGAATTCTGTTGGTTTATTGAATTGAATAAACACAAAAATTACTCGATTATTGTAAATGGTGAAGCATTGGATTTTAGCAGCAATATTAAAACTGTAGAAGAGTTTAATCTTTTTTATCCCGATACTGCCGTTAATTTTAAGATTAAATATGTCCATTGGAAAGAAAATCTCCACAAAGAACTCTCTAAATACTATTTCTCGGCTAGTGGAGAAGAAATTTATAAAGATTACACCACCTTAAATAAAAAGAGCGACGATTATTTTCATAGTGTTTACATTGATAGTGATTTTTTTCGTGATTTCGATTTTAAGAGTTTCGAAAATGAAGGGCAGGTGGCCATATTTGGTGCAGCTAAATCTTCGGCAGAATATAGATTTTTGATTAAAGCACTAACGGAATATCTTAAAAGTAAACGTAAACCGTTTTTAAAAGAATATGCCAACCGCCTGATTGAAACTTACGAAGAGGATGAGATATTTCCTGTTTATGCCAGCGAAAGAGAGCAAGAATTAAGGAAACCGGAGTTGGTTAGTTTAATTAAGTCATTATATGAAGTGGAGCCTAAATTGTTTAGTAGTTTAAATACCGATCAAAAGAAAACCATTGTACGTCTTACCGATCTTTTAATGCGTTCTAACCTCCGTGATGAAATTTTTGAAATGTTTAATGGCATAATCGAATTAGAAGCCGAAGAGCAGGATGAGTTATTGAAATTGATAAAAGGCCTTGAAGCGACGAAAAATTAG
- a CDS encoding exopolyphosphatase, translating to MLRYAAIDIGSNAVRLLIADISKQDGKYKYKKNTLIRVPLRLGDDAFLDQYISEKKSADLVKTMTAFKNLMDVYHVSEYLACATSAMREASNGQDIVKLIKEQTDVTLEIIEGQREANIIYANHIEEELDENKNYLYIDVGGGSTELSVFVKGTPEVSRSFNIGTIRMLDNQDKEETWEEMKDWVKEHTKEYKHLAGIGTGGNINKLFRMSDEKENAPLSLQKLNSMYNKLTSYSLKERINTLGLNPDRADVIIPACEIYLTLMKWTGIKQIYVPKVGMADGIIKLLIEEKLD from the coding sequence ATGTTAAGATACGCAGCTATAGATATCGGTTCGAATGCGGTGAGGTTACTCATTGCAGATATTAGCAAACAGGACGGAAAATATAAATACAAAAAGAACACCCTGATACGTGTGCCACTCCGTTTGGGAGATGATGCGTTCCTGGATCAATATATTTCGGAGAAAAAATCTGCAGACCTGGTAAAAACCATGACAGCTTTTAAAAACCTGATGGATGTGTATCATGTTTCTGAATATTTGGCTTGTGCAACATCAGCCATGCGTGAAGCCAGCAACGGACAGGATATTGTAAAACTGATTAAGGAGCAAACAGACGTTACCCTGGAAATTATCGAGGGACAACGGGAAGCGAATATTATTTATGCCAACCATATTGAAGAAGAATTAGACGAAAATAAAAACTACCTGTATATTGATGTGGGTGGGGGTAGCACCGAATTATCTGTTTTTGTAAAGGGTACTCCGGAAGTATCAAGATCATTTAATATTGGTACAATCAGAATGCTCGACAATCAGGATAAGGAAGAAACCTGGGAAGAGATGAAAGATTGGGTAAAAGAGCATACAAAAGAATATAAACACTTAGCTGGTATAGGCACCGGTGGCAATATTAATAAATTGTTCCGCATGTCGGATGAGAAGGAAAATGCGCCTTTATCGTTACAGAAATTAAATTCGATGTATAATAAATTAACCAGTTATTCATTGAAAGAAAGGATCAATACCTTGGGCTTAAATCCCGATCGTGCGGATGTAATTATCCCCGCTTGCGAAATTTATTTAACTTTAATGAAGTGGACGGGTATAAAACAGATTTATGTACCTAAAGTTGGAATGGCTGATGGGATTATTAAATTATTGATAGAAGAGAAGCTGGATTAG
- the ppk1 gene encoding polyphosphate kinase 1: MSNKKIPFFNREISWLYFNERVLQEAADETVPLIERIKFLSIFSSNLEEFYRVRVATMTRLTNLNDKAKALLGFNPKKILNEIKNIVVKQERKFDQLFQATLINELAQNRIFILNDTQLNVSRGEFVKNHFRDKILSNVVPIMLDMDKPFPELKDRYLYFFVKLSKKDTKVREKYALIEIPPNLPRFLVLPETNDLKFIILAEDIIRYCLDDIFYVFTYDNLEAYSIQLTRDAELDIDKNINDKFIEDLKSSLEKRKKGKPMRLLYDSAMPLNMLTVLVNKLKLEADSLIPGNRYHKFGDFIAFPNVGKKELEYAPNVPLKVHDLHRTQSMFNKVAQRDYLVNLPYQSYDYIILFLREAALDPKVTEIQITLYRLAENSKVINALINAAKNGKAVSVLLELKARFDEQANIYWTSRLMEEGVKVNYGLTDYKVHSKICLVKRIEKDKPVYYANLATGNFNEKTAGLYCDHSIFTAKKEITNDLVKLFDALSKRTVTKGFRHLIVSPLESRSKLVNFINREIRNAKQGKLAYIMLKVNSLADEGIISKLYDASNAGVKIQLIIRGICCLVPGVKGFSENITAISIIDKFLEHARVYIFGNNGKNDMYLSSADLMSRNFEHRVEVGFPVLDHDVKQEIQDIIDLQLQDNTKSRQINALNNNKYHKNRLSKKIRAQVDIYNYLKTKHQS; this comes from the coding sequence ATGAGTAATAAGAAGATTCCATTTTTTAACCGCGAAATCAGTTGGCTTTACTTTAATGAACGTGTATTGCAAGAAGCGGCCGATGAAACAGTTCCGCTGATTGAACGGATTAAATTTCTATCTATATTTTCTTCCAATTTAGAAGAGTTTTATCGTGTTAGGGTGGCTACCATGACCCGGTTAACCAATCTGAACGATAAGGCTAAGGCACTTTTGGGATTTAATCCAAAGAAAATTCTGAATGAGATTAAAAATATTGTTGTAAAACAGGAAAGAAAGTTCGACCAGCTTTTTCAGGCTACTTTAATTAACGAACTTGCTCAAAACAGGATTTTTATTTTAAACGATACTCAACTGAATGTAAGCAGGGGAGAATTCGTTAAAAATCATTTCAGGGATAAGATTTTATCAAATGTGGTTCCGATTATGCTGGATATGGATAAACCATTTCCAGAACTGAAAGACCGGTATCTATATTTCTTTGTTAAACTTTCTAAAAAGGATACAAAAGTTAGAGAAAAGTATGCATTAATAGAAATTCCGCCTAATTTACCCCGGTTTTTGGTGCTGCCGGAAACAAACGACCTAAAGTTTATTATTCTTGCTGAAGATATCATCAGGTATTGTTTAGATGATATCTTCTATGTTTTTACTTACGATAATTTAGAGGCTTATTCGATCCAGTTAACACGGGATGCCGAACTGGATATTGATAAAAACATTAATGATAAGTTTATCGAAGATTTAAAAAGCAGTTTAGAGAAACGCAAAAAAGGCAAACCAATGCGCCTGCTTTATGATTCGGCCATGCCACTTAATATGCTTACCGTTTTGGTAAACAAACTCAAGCTAGAGGCAGATAGTTTAATCCCAGGTAACCGTTACCATAAGTTTGGCGATTTTATCGCTTTCCCGAATGTGGGTAAAAAAGAATTGGAATATGCACCGAACGTACCGCTTAAGGTGCACGATCTGCATAGAACCCAAAGCATGTTCAATAAAGTTGCTCAGCGCGATTATTTGGTGAATTTGCCATACCAATCGTACGATTATATCATTTTATTTTTGCGTGAGGCAGCCCTTGATCCAAAGGTTACGGAGATACAGATTACTTTATATCGCTTAGCTGAAAACTCGAAAGTAATCAATGCCTTAATTAACGCTGCTAAAAATGGAAAGGCTGTTTCTGTTTTATTAGAACTTAAGGCCCGCTTTGATGAACAGGCCAACATTTACTGGACAAGCCGTTTAATGGAAGAGGGGGTTAAAGTAAATTACGGTTTAACAGATTACAAAGTACACTCTAAAATTTGTCTGGTTAAACGGATTGAAAAGGATAAGCCGGTTTACTACGCCAATTTAGCTACGGGGAATTTTAATGAGAAAACTGCAGGTTTATACTGCGATCATAGCATTTTTACGGCAAAGAAAGAGATTACCAATGATCTGGTCAAACTTTTTGATGCATTGAGCAAGCGTACGGTAACCAAAGGCTTCAGGCACTTAATTGTTTCTCCACTGGAGAGCCGCTCTAAACTGGTTAATTTTATCAACCGCGAAATCAGAAATGCTAAACAAGGTAAACTTGCATATATCATGTTAAAGGTAAACAGTTTAGCTGATGAAGGCATTATTTCCAAACTTTACGATGCGAGCAATGCCGGGGTTAAAATTCAGCTTATTATACGCGGTATCTGCTGCCTGGTGCCAGGCGTGAAAGGTTTTAGCGAAAATATCACTGCTATTAGTATTATCGATAAGTTTTTGGAGCATGCCCGGGTTTATATCTTCGGTAATAATGGTAAAAACGATATGTATTTATCCTCTGCAGATTTAATGAGCAGAAATTTCGAGCACCGCGTGGAAGTAGGTTTTCCAGTTCTGGATCATGATGTTAAACAGGAGATCCAAGACATTATTGACCTGCAGCTGCAAGACAATACCAAATCGAGGCAAATTAATGCCTTAAACAATAACAAATACCATAAAAACAGATTAAGTAAAAAAATAAGGGCACAGGTAGACATCTACAACTATTTAAAAACCAAGCATCAATCATAA
- a CDS encoding YajQ family cyclic di-GMP-binding protein → MPSFDIVSKVDAQTLDNAINNAKKEILNRFDFNGSKSTIDLDKKTNVVTIVTEDDMRLKAIEDSIISRMMKQNLDPKSLDFGDEHQASGNMIRKEISIKEGLDKEAAKKVVAKIKASGLKVQPSIMDDQVRVTAKKIDDLQAVISLCRNEDFDQPLQFINMRN, encoded by the coding sequence ATGCCTTCTTTTGATATTGTAAGTAAAGTTGATGCGCAAACATTAGACAACGCCATTAACAATGCTAAAAAAGAAATCCTTAACCGATTCGACTTTAACGGATCGAAAAGCACCATCGATCTGGATAAAAAAACAAATGTGGTAACCATTGTTACTGAAGATGATATGCGATTAAAAGCAATCGAAGATTCCATTATTTCGCGGATGATGAAACAGAATTTAGATCCAAAAAGTTTAGACTTTGGCGACGAGCATCAGGCCTCAGGCAACATGATCAGAAAAGAAATCAGCATAAAAGAAGGATTGGATAAAGAAGCAGCGAAAAAAGTGGTGGCGAAAATCAAAGCCAGCGGCTTAAAAGTTCAACCATCTATTATGGATGATCAGGTTCGGGTTACCGCAAAGAAAATTGATGACTTGCAGGCCGTGATCAGCCTTTGTAGAAATGAAGATTTTGATCAGCCACTGCAGTTTATTAATATGCGTAACTAG
- a CDS encoding GNAT family N-acetyltransferase, which yields MEISENGFIFSDKKELLDPEAIHHYLSVESYWAKGIPLDTVKRSIENSLCFGIYKDQEQVGFARWITDKATFAWLCDVYVKENYRGLGLSKKLMSFMIFHPDLQGLRSYRLGTLDAHGLYKQFGFEPVENPERLMAIVIKNPYGVAQ from the coding sequence ATGGAAATCAGCGAAAACGGTTTTATATTTTCAGATAAAAAGGAGCTTTTAGATCCTGAAGCCATACATCATTATTTAAGTGTAGAATCTTATTGGGCAAAGGGCATTCCGCTGGATACGGTAAAACGTTCTATAGAAAATTCGCTATGTTTTGGAATTTATAAAGACCAGGAACAGGTAGGTTTTGCGCGATGGATAACCGATAAGGCTACTTTTGCATGGCTTTGTGATGTTTATGTCAAAGAAAACTACCGCGGCTTGGGTCTATCGAAAAAACTGATGTCGTTTATGATTTTTCATCCTGATTTACAGGGATTGAGGTCATATCGCTTAGGCACTTTGGATGCACATGGATTGTACAAGCAATTTGGTTTTGAACCAGTGGAAAATCCGGAGCGTTTAATGGCTATTGTTATCAAAAATCCATATGGAGTAGCACAATAA
- a CDS encoding DUF4142 domain-containing protein: MKKIFLLSTAFALALSFQACQTADKKSATTKDSVSGDTTMVNGNHVAGSESTESGIDEAGATFLRKAAVGGIMEVEAAKIAAKNAKSTEVKDFAAKMLADHTKANAELKALAVNKKVITPDALPADEQIHLDGMKKMTGTAFDKHYMAMMVTDHEKTVALFKQGIENRDQSIKEWATNTLKVIESHDEMAKKIAAGLK; the protein is encoded by the coding sequence ATGAAAAAGATATTTTTATTGTCAACAGCTTTTGCCTTGGCACTTTCCTTTCAGGCTTGTCAAACTGCAGATAAAAAATCGGCTACTACAAAAGACAGCGTTTCTGGCGATACCACCATGGTAAATGGTAACCACGTTGCTGGTTCCGAAAGTACTGAATCTGGCATTGATGAGGCAGGCGCTACCTTTTTAAGAAAAGCAGCTGTAGGTGGTATTATGGAAGTTGAAGCAGCGAAGATTGCAGCAAAAAATGCGAAAAGTACCGAAGTAAAAGATTTCGCGGCTAAAATGCTTGCCGACCATACCAAAGCGAATGCAGAATTAAAAGCGTTGGCAGTAAACAAAAAAGTGATTACTCCTGATGCACTGCCTGCCGATGAGCAGATCCATTTGGATGGAATGAAAAAAATGACCGGTACAGCATTTGATAAACATTATATGGCTATGATGGTTACCGATCATGAAAAAACAGTGGCATTATTTAAACAGGGGATTGAAAACCGTGACCAAAGCATTAAAGAATGGGCTACGAATACTTTAAAAGTAATTGAATCACATGATGAAATGGCTAAGAAGATTGCAGCCGGATTAAAATAG
- a CDS encoding S8 family peptidase gives MNKSRIFSALLSIAFVSAVPTLANAQKANWQNLDLKSDSTFGISTEKAYKELLKGKKSVKVIVAVNDGGVEATHEDLKRIMWVNTKEIAGNGKDDDKNGYIDDINGWNFIGGPKESVNFETLELTRLVRRDQVRFANTTDANVAEKDKKDFEVFKAERADLEKQLAEAKGNLAGITGFKNALDAVVKKIGKENPTAEDFKNFKPATEVEGRIQNVLSQQLEKGSFKDFYEDQIVEGFDYYTRQAKYNLNIDYDPRSIVGDDPNNPKEKFYGNNDVAGPDAMHGTHVAGIIAADRTNKLGILGVADNVAIMGVRCTPNGDERDKDVANAIRYAVDNGAKVINMSFGKAYSWDKAIVNEAMKYAASKDVLIVQAAGNENKNIDVENNFPNHKDLDEKTIASWITVGASGPQDDETLKASFSNFGKTQVDVFAPGVQIYSTVPGSKYKNLDGTSMASPVVAGLAGLIRSYYPKLTAAQVKEIIVKSVTKVNHNVEYAKGEGPDAEKVSVPFSDLCISGGVVNTYNALKLAATYSGKAVAK, from the coding sequence ATGAATAAGAGTAGAATTTTTAGCGCGCTATTAAGCATTGCGTTCGTAAGTGCAGTACCAACTTTGGCCAATGCGCAAAAAGCCAATTGGCAAAACCTTGATCTTAAAAGTGATAGCACTTTCGGAATCAGCACCGAAAAAGCATATAAAGAACTTTTAAAAGGTAAAAAATCTGTTAAAGTAATTGTAGCCGTAAATGATGGCGGTGTAGAAGCTACACACGAGGATTTAAAACGGATTATGTGGGTAAATACCAAAGAGATAGCTGGCAATGGTAAGGATGATGACAAGAATGGCTATATCGATGATATTAATGGCTGGAACTTTATTGGTGGCCCTAAAGAATCTGTAAACTTCGAAACTTTAGAATTAACCCGTTTAGTTCGTCGCGACCAGGTACGTTTTGCCAATACCACAGATGCGAATGTAGCAGAAAAAGATAAAAAAGATTTCGAGGTTTTTAAAGCAGAAAGAGCCGATTTAGAAAAACAATTAGCGGAAGCTAAAGGAAATTTGGCAGGTATTACTGGTTTTAAAAATGCTTTAGATGCAGTAGTAAAGAAAATCGGTAAAGAAAATCCAACCGCAGAAGATTTTAAAAACTTTAAACCAGCTACTGAGGTTGAGGGCAGGATCCAAAATGTACTAAGTCAACAATTAGAAAAAGGCAGTTTTAAAGATTTTTACGAAGATCAAATTGTAGAAGGATTCGATTATTATACACGCCAGGCCAAATACAACTTAAATATTGATTATGATCCACGCTCCATAGTTGGCGATGATCCAAACAACCCTAAGGAAAAATTTTATGGCAATAACGATGTTGCAGGTCCTGATGCTATGCACGGCACGCACGTTGCTGGTATTATTGCAGCTGACAGAACCAACAAACTTGGTATTTTAGGTGTAGCAGATAATGTTGCCATTATGGGAGTTCGTTGTACGCCAAATGGTGATGAAAGAGATAAAGATGTGGCAAATGCAATCCGTTATGCGGTTGATAATGGCGCAAAAGTAATTAACATGAGTTTTGGTAAAGCTTATAGCTGGGATAAAGCTATCGTTAACGAAGCGATGAAATATGCTGCATCTAAAGATGTACTGATTGTTCAGGCTGCAGGTAACGAAAACAAAAATATCGATGTCGAAAATAATTTCCCTAACCATAAAGATTTAGATGAAAAAACCATTGCTTCATGGATTACCGTTGGTGCTTCAGGTCCTCAAGACGATGAAACACTAAAAGCCAGTTTCTCTAACTTTGGTAAAACACAGGTTGATGTTTTCGCTCCTGGTGTTCAGATTTACTCTACCGTACCGGGTTCTAAATACAAAAACTTAGATGGAACGAGTATGGCCTCTCCTGTTGTGGCTGGTTTAGCCGGATTAATCCGTTCTTATTACCCTAAATTGACGGCGGCGCAAGTAAAAGAAATTATCGTTAAATCGGTTACTAAAGTGAACCACAATGTAGAATATGCTAAAGGCGAAGGACCAGATGCCGAAAAAGTTTCTGTTCCTTTTTCTGATCTTTGTATCAGTGGCGGAGTTGTAAACACTTACAATGCATTAAAATTAGCGGCAACTTATTCAGGTAAAGCAGTTGCTAAATAA
- a CDS encoding YqjF family protein: MNNPKVFLTAEWRKLALAQYAVDKEILSNYLPPHTILDDWQGKYYVSLVGFMFVDVKLRGFNIPFHTNFEEVNLRFYVKFKDGGIWKRGVVFIKEFVPKPAITFVANALYKENYQTLAMKHLWVEQKDQLEVAYSWKNRNWNSFEVTATSKAEDILAGSEEEFITEHYWGYTKIGVNKTSEYGVEHPRWQAYPIKDYKINVDFGINYGDDFAFLNNATPDSVILAEGSEIRVLKGKKF; encoded by the coding sequence TTGAATAATCCGAAAGTTTTTCTTACTGCTGAATGGCGCAAACTAGCTTTGGCACAGTATGCGGTAGATAAAGAAATACTTTCGAATTACCTGCCTCCGCATACCATACTGGATGATTGGCAGGGCAAATATTACGTGAGTTTAGTGGGATTTATGTTTGTGGATGTAAAATTGCGTGGTTTTAATATCCCTTTCCATACTAACTTTGAAGAAGTTAACCTGAGGTTTTACGTCAAATTTAAAGATGGCGGCATTTGGAAACGAGGCGTTGTATTTATTAAAGAATTTGTACCAAAGCCTGCTATCACTTTTGTAGCCAATGCCCTTTATAAAGAAAACTATCAAACACTGGCCATGAAACACCTTTGGGTTGAACAGAAAGATCAACTGGAAGTAGCGTATTCCTGGAAAAACAGAAATTGGAATAGTTTTGAGGTTACTGCTACATCAAAGGCTGAGGATATTTTGGCTGGCAGCGAGGAAGAATTTATTACTGAACATTATTGGGGTTATACCAAAATCGGAGTAAATAAAACCTCTGAATATGGTGTTGAACATCCGCGCTGGCAAGCATATCCCATCAAGGATTATAAAATTAATGTGGATTTTGGAATTAATTATGGTGATGATTTCGCTTTCTTAAATAATGCTACTCCCGATTCTGTAATTCTTGCAGAAGGATCAGAAATCAGGGTTTTAAAAGGGAAAAAGTTCTAA
- the kdsA gene encoding 3-deoxy-8-phosphooctulonate synthase — MLNYLDKLKNTDSGNFFLMAGPCAIEGEDIAMRIAEKIITITDKLQIPYIFKGSYRKANRSKGSSFTGIGDEKALRILERIGREFGVPTVTDIHESAEAAMAAAYVDVLQIPAFLCRQTDLLIAAAETGKVVNVKKGQFLSAGSMKFAVEKVKEAGNDKVILTDRGNTFGYQDLIVDYRGLPEMQSFGVPVVMDCTHSLQQPNQSSGVTGGKPELISTIAKAAIAVGADGLFIETHPDPANAKSDGANMLHLDLLEETLTKLIRIRQAIL; from the coding sequence ATGTTAAACTATTTAGATAAATTAAAAAATACAGATTCAGGGAATTTCTTTTTAATGGCGGGTCCATGTGCTATTGAAGGCGAGGATATTGCCATGAGAATTGCTGAAAAAATCATTACGATTACCGATAAACTGCAGATCCCATATATTTTTAAGGGTTCGTACCGCAAGGCAAACAGAAGTAAAGGAAGTTCTTTTACAGGTATTGGCGATGAAAAAGCTTTGCGCATTTTAGAAAGAATCGGTAGAGAATTTGGTGTTCCAACTGTTACCGATATCCATGAAAGCGCTGAGGCGGCAATGGCCGCTGCTTATGTAGATGTATTGCAAATCCCAGCGTTTTTATGCCGCCAAACCGATTTATTAATTGCCGCTGCAGAAACCGGAAAAGTAGTTAACGTTAAAAAGGGCCAATTCCTTTCTGCAGGTTCAATGAAATTTGCAGTAGAAAAAGTAAAAGAAGCTGGGAACGACAAAGTCATTTTGACTGATAGAGGTAATACTTTTGGTTATCAGGACCTGATAGTTGATTATCGTGGATTACCAGAGATGCAAAGTTTTGGCGTTCCTGTAGTGATGGATTGTACACACTCGTTACAGCAACCCAATCAAAGTAGCGGTGTAACCGGAGGTAAACCAGAGTTGATCTCAACCATTGCCAAAGCAGCAATTGCAGTTGGTGCAGATGGTTTATTTATCGAAACGCATCCTGATCCTGCAAATGCAAAATCAGATGGAGCAAATATGCTTCATTTAGACCTGCTGGAAGAAACTTTAACCAAACTGATTAGAATCAGACAAGCCATACTGTAA